The proteins below come from a single Thalassotalea ponticola genomic window:
- a CDS encoding fructosamine kinase family protein, translating into MWDDIGAAIGKTLKCDVTVDKIEPISGSDVTRAYCLHSGTQRYFVKLDNRDNLAMFEAEALNLDILNCRHDLIVPEVICFGITQQHSFLVTNYIAMHRSPTPQGTVNFAQLGEVLANLHSENQQPEFGWPEDNFIGATRQINTYDDSWARFFSEYRIKYQLQLFARKADGLNNDQICAMCRDILCDHQPIPSLVHGDLWSGNIGFTAEYPCLFDPACYYGDREVDIAMSELFGRFDDAFYQSYHAIAPLDSGYEQRKLVYNFYHILNHANMFGGVYVDQVFTFIKQIQKLNN; encoded by the coding sequence ATGTGGGACGATATCGGTGCAGCGATAGGCAAAACATTAAAATGCGATGTAACAGTTGATAAAATCGAGCCGATCTCGGGCAGTGATGTTACCCGAGCTTATTGTCTTCACAGTGGCACTCAGCGCTATTTTGTTAAGCTCGACAACCGAGATAACCTCGCTATGTTTGAAGCGGAAGCGCTTAACCTAGATATTTTAAACTGTCGTCACGACTTGATCGTGCCTGAGGTCATTTGTTTTGGTATTACCCAGCAGCACAGTTTTTTAGTCACCAACTACATTGCGATGCACCGCTCGCCAACACCACAAGGCACGGTTAACTTTGCTCAACTAGGTGAAGTGCTAGCAAACCTGCATTCGGAAAATCAACAGCCCGAATTCGGCTGGCCTGAAGACAACTTCATTGGTGCGACGCGTCAAATCAACACCTACGATGACAGTTGGGCGCGTTTTTTTAGCGAGTATCGAATTAAGTACCAATTACAATTGTTTGCTCGCAAAGCTGACGGCTTGAACAATGATCAAATTTGCGCCATGTGCCGTGACATACTATGCGATCACCAGCCAATTCCGAGTTTGGTTCACGGTGATTTGTGGTCAGGCAACATTGGTTTTACCGCTGAGTATCCGTGTCTATTTGATCCTGCTTGCTATTACGGCGATAGAGAAGTCGACATTGCGATGAGCGAATTATTTGGACGTTTCGACGATGCTTTTTATCAATCTTATCACGCAATAGCGCCACTCGATTCAGGCTATGAACAACGCAAATTAGTGTACAATTTCTATCACATTCTAAACCACGCCAATATGTTTGGTGGTGTTTACGTCGATCAGGTTTTTACATTTATCAAACAAATACAAAAGCTTAATAACTAG
- a CDS encoding CPXCG motif-containing cysteine-rich protein: MAQNMSKKTIHCPHCAHPMHIELDTSQGDQNYYETCPNCCCEMHLNMHIDDYNQVIQLAIDADDEQVF; encoded by the coding sequence ATGGCGCAGAATATGAGTAAAAAAACCATTCATTGTCCGCACTGTGCACATCCCATGCATATTGAGCTAGACACTAGCCAAGGCGACCAAAATTATTACGAGACTTGCCCTAACTGTTGCTGTGAAATGCATTTGAATATGCATATCGACGATTATAACCAAGTCATTCAATTGGCGATTGACGCCGATGATGAACAAGTATTTTAG
- a CDS encoding riboflavin synthase subunit alpha codes for MFTGIVQSTATVTSIKEGENFRQLTVRVPIAMLDNLAVGASVATNGVCLTAVAFDRIDECYGFIVFDVIDETLRLTNLATLNEGSRVNIERSLTVGDELGGHMVSGHIHCMATLVERTDSKDNCRLCFSIDKKWRKYLFAKGFISVNGCSLTLGEVEDERFFLHLIPETLRLTNLSLLTLGDAVNIEFDQQTMTIVESIERIMAQRYNQ; via the coding sequence ATGTTTACAGGAATTGTGCAATCGACGGCGACCGTCACATCGATAAAAGAGGGCGAAAACTTTCGTCAGTTGACGGTTCGCGTACCCATTGCGATGTTAGACAATTTAGCAGTAGGGGCGAGTGTAGCGACAAATGGCGTGTGTTTAACGGCGGTGGCATTCGATAGAATAGACGAGTGTTATGGCTTTATCGTGTTTGATGTTATAGACGAAACTTTGCGCCTGACTAACCTTGCCACATTGAACGAGGGCAGCCGTGTTAACATTGAGCGCTCGTTGACGGTTGGCGATGAGTTAGGTGGGCATATGGTTTCAGGCCATATTCACTGCATGGCAACCCTGGTCGAACGAACTGACAGTAAAGACAATTGCCGACTGTGCTTTAGTATTGATAAAAAATGGCGCAAGTATCTTTTTGCCAAGGGGTTTATCAGCGTCAACGGCTGCAGTTTAACACTTGGCGAGGTCGAAGATGAGCGCTTTTTCTTACATCTTATCCCTGAAACCCTGCGTCTTACTAACCTCTCGTTATTAACGTTAGGCGATGCGGTAAATATTGAATTTGATCAACAAACCATGACCATTGTCGAGTCGATCGAGCGAATTATGGCGCAACGATATAATCAATAA
- a CDS encoding MATE family efflux transporter, translated as MTLAKFFSDTKKLIKLAYPILIAQLIQNLMSFADTVMAGRVSSTDMAAVAVASSIWLPIIIAIQGVTMALSAIVSQARGAKDTSRIAHATIQTGWITIVLSTLVIVVFYLLVDSARAHLQLEPELKRLMLDYLSFIVWGGPGFCLYFVFRNYIEGMGITKPTMIIAMIGLLINIPANYIFIYGQFGAPELGGAGCGIATAIVYWSMFLATMVYALWSKKLQHINLIGALSLPERREIITLLSLGVPIALSLLFEVSLFSVVAIILAPFGADIVASHQIAINFSSLIFMVPLSIAMAVTIKVGFAVGEKQLNNARDICANSMILGFLIAVLTAASTIVFREQIARIYTNEAVVVSMAAKLMFLAALFQFSDFIQVISAGALRGYKDTKSILYITFVSYWLVGLSLGVILGLTDIIVPRLGAAGFWIGFISGLTCAAILLYWRLKIIQKRADSAALSVSTP; from the coding sequence ATGACTCTAGCGAAATTTTTTTCCGATACCAAAAAACTAATTAAATTAGCCTACCCTATTTTGATCGCTCAACTAATTCAAAATTTAATGAGTTTTGCCGACACGGTAATGGCAGGTCGCGTAAGTTCAACCGATATGGCAGCAGTAGCGGTTGCCAGTAGTATTTGGTTACCTATTATCATCGCCATTCAAGGCGTAACCATGGCACTAAGCGCAATCGTATCGCAAGCCAGAGGGGCTAAAGACACATCGAGAATTGCCCACGCTACGATACAAACCGGTTGGATAACCATAGTGTTATCGACTTTAGTCATTGTCGTTTTTTACTTACTGGTTGACTCGGCACGTGCCCATTTGCAATTAGAGCCTGAGTTAAAACGGTTAATGCTAGACTACCTCAGCTTTATAGTTTGGGGCGGTCCGGGCTTTTGCCTGTACTTTGTGTTTCGCAATTACATTGAGGGTATGGGCATAACCAAACCTACCATGATCATTGCGATGATCGGGCTACTTATCAATATTCCCGCAAATTATATTTTTATTTATGGCCAATTTGGCGCACCTGAATTAGGTGGTGCGGGGTGCGGTATCGCAACGGCAATCGTTTATTGGTCAATGTTTTTGGCGACAATGGTGTATGCACTGTGGAGTAAAAAACTGCAACACATCAACTTAATTGGCGCGTTAAGCCTTCCCGAACGCCGAGAAATCATCACCTTGTTAAGCCTCGGAGTGCCGATTGCCTTATCTTTGCTGTTTGAAGTCTCCCTGTTTAGTGTTGTGGCGATTATTCTCGCTCCGTTTGGCGCAGATATCGTCGCCAGCCATCAAATAGCAATTAATTTTTCATCGCTTATTTTTATGGTGCCATTGTCTATTGCTATGGCGGTCACCATTAAGGTGGGTTTTGCGGTAGGGGAAAAACAGCTCAATAATGCACGAGATATTTGTGCAAATTCGATGATACTCGGTTTTTTGATCGCGGTGTTAACAGCGGCTTCGACCATTGTCTTTCGCGAACAAATTGCGCGAATTTATACCAATGAGGCGGTTGTTGTCAGCATGGCAGCAAAGTTAATGTTTTTAGCGGCTTTATTTCAGTTTTCAGACTTCATTCAGGTTATTTCGGCCGGTGCCCTGCGCGGTTATAAAGACACCAAGTCGATTTTGTACATTACTTTTGTCTCTTATTGGTTGGTCGGTTTGAGTTTGGGCGTAATTTTAGGATTAACCGATATTATCGTACCGCGACTCGGCGCCGCCGGTTTTTGGATAGGCTTTATATCGGGTTTGACATGTGCCGCCATATTGCTTTATTGGCGTTTAAAAATCATCCAAAAACGAGCTGACAGTGCGGCGCTATCGGTATCTACACCGTAA
- the pta gene encoding phosphate acetyltransferase — MPRRIMLVPVGFGVGLTSSALGLYHKLQQLGVDVGYFKPITQPSRNVLHGDTQAAPDLANIQEHSIPISVLEEKVGDDKLDVVLEEIVANFERFDNDIIVIEGMIKTTKHTYAARINAEVAQALSADIIFVTTPDNDTPERFEDRLEVSAKTFGGIKNPRVKGCIINKINAPNKDVYGLLPRDSEFTPSSDVSEWLNLRIFKTKAFQLIGAIPWDMDLVAPRVAEIAKYLEATVLNEGDLEHRRVRSISFCARSVANLMSHLEPNRLIVTPGDRTDIIIATCLSALNGTKISALLLTNGYKPNDAVWNLCQQALQTGLTVLSVDWDTWETSRHLMGFNPEIPEEDIQRQDRVKHFVADHLKEQWLTEFIGEKITGQLLSPPAFRHKLTTLAKKADKLIVLPEGNEVRTVKAAAICAERGIARCQLLGNHDEILRVAEQQGIDLPDGVMIIDPEVIRENYVNPLLALRKHKGMTDIIAREELKDNTVLATMMLQLGQVDGLVSGAVNTTANTIRPALQLIKTAPGNSLVSSVFFMLLPDQVFVYGDCAINPDPNAEQLADIAIQSADSAVQFGIEPRVAMISYSTGSSGSGVDVEKVSEATKLAQQKRPDLLIDGPLQYDAAVMKNVAVKKAPNSKVAGQATVFVFPDLNTGNTTYKAVQRSADLISIGPMLQGLNKPVNDLSRGALVDDIVYTIALTAIQADQQ, encoded by the coding sequence ATGCCAAGACGTATTATGCTAGTCCCTGTCGGTTTTGGGGTTGGGCTAACCAGCAGTGCCCTTGGGTTGTATCACAAGTTACAGCAGTTGGGGGTTGATGTAGGCTACTTTAAGCCTATTACCCAACCGTCGCGCAATGTGTTGCACGGAGATACCCAAGCAGCGCCGGATCTGGCCAATATTCAGGAACACAGCATACCGATATCGGTGCTTGAAGAGAAGGTCGGTGATGACAAACTCGATGTCGTTCTCGAAGAAATTGTAGCCAACTTCGAGCGCTTTGATAACGATATTATTGTGATTGAGGGAATGATCAAAACCACTAAACACACCTACGCAGCACGCATAAACGCAGAGGTTGCCCAAGCGCTGTCAGCAGACATTATATTTGTCACTACACCGGATAATGATACGCCTGAACGGTTTGAGGATCGGCTCGAAGTCAGTGCCAAAACCTTTGGTGGCATCAAAAACCCGCGCGTTAAGGGATGCATTATCAATAAAATTAATGCGCCCAATAAAGATGTCTATGGCTTATTACCCCGTGATTCTGAATTTACGCCTAGCAGTGATGTCAGCGAATGGCTGAATTTACGAATATTCAAAACCAAAGCATTTCAATTAATAGGTGCTATCCCCTGGGATATGGATTTGGTTGCGCCGCGCGTTGCCGAAATTGCCAAGTACCTGGAGGCGACAGTGTTAAACGAAGGTGATTTAGAACACCGGCGGGTGCGCAGTATTAGCTTTTGCGCGCGCAGCGTCGCCAATTTAATGAGCCATTTAGAACCCAACCGACTCATTGTCACTCCCGGCGACCGCACCGATATTATTATCGCCACCTGCTTATCGGCGCTTAATGGCACAAAAATTAGCGCGTTGTTACTAACCAATGGTTATAAGCCCAACGATGCTGTGTGGAACTTATGTCAGCAAGCGTTACAAACAGGCTTGACGGTTTTGTCGGTGGACTGGGACACCTGGGAAACCTCACGTCATTTGATGGGCTTTAACCCCGAAATTCCGGAAGAAGACATTCAGCGCCAAGATCGGGTAAAACATTTTGTTGCTGATCATTTAAAAGAGCAATGGCTGACTGAGTTCATAGGTGAGAAAATTACCGGTCAATTATTGTCACCACCGGCCTTTAGGCACAAATTGACTACCTTAGCGAAAAAAGCGGACAAGTTAATCGTTCTGCCTGAAGGCAATGAGGTGCGCACAGTTAAGGCTGCGGCAATTTGTGCTGAGCGTGGCATTGCTCGTTGTCAATTACTGGGTAATCACGACGAAATATTGCGAGTGGCAGAGCAACAGGGTATCGATTTGCCCGACGGGGTGATGATCATCGACCCTGAAGTGATTCGGGAAAACTACGTCAACCCACTGCTTGCATTGCGCAAACACAAGGGGATGACTGATATCATTGCTCGCGAAGAATTAAAAGACAATACTGTACTCGCGACCATGATGTTGCAGCTCGGTCAGGTAGATGGTTTGGTTTCAGGTGCGGTCAATACTACCGCCAATACCATTCGTCCAGCACTGCAACTGATCAAAACCGCACCGGGAAACTCGTTAGTCAGTTCGGTGTTTTTTATGTTGTTGCCCGATCAAGTATTTGTTTATGGCGATTGTGCAATTAACCCTGATCCGAATGCCGAGCAATTAGCTGACATCGCCATTCAGTCAGCAGACTCGGCCGTGCAGTTTGGTATCGAACCTCGGGTTGCGATGATCAGTTATTCTACCGGGAGCTCTGGTTCCGGTGTCGATGTTGAAAAGGTATCAGAAGCAACCAAATTGGCGCAACAAAAACGTCCCGATTTACTGATTGATGGGCCGTTGCAATACGATGCGGCGGTGATGAAAAATGTCGCGGTTAAAAAAGCGCCAAATTCCAAGGTTGCCGGCCAAGCGACCGTCTTTGTTTTCCCCGATCTCAATACTGGTAACACGACGTATAAAGCGGTGCAGCGCTCTGCCGATTTGATCAGTATCGGCCCTATGTTACAAGGTTTGAACAAGCCGGTGAACGACCTTTCTCGCGGCGCCTTGGTTGATGATATTGTTTATACGATTGCTCTTACCGCTATTCAGGCGGATCAACAATAA
- a CDS encoding acetate kinase — MSEQTVLVINCGSSSLKFSLIAPDSGEQFVSGVAERLLTEQAFIKVSYQGSKQQTALTEPFDHQVAVNFIVDFLQQAGLSEKVSAVGHRVVHGGESYSQPTIIDDSVKASIADLGKLAPLHNPVNLIGIDAAEKAFDGLMQVAVFDTAFHQTMPSKAFIYGLPYHLYKQHGIRRYGFHGTSHYFVANQAAKELGKPIEQTSVITAHLGNGCSVTAIDNGQSVDTSMGLTPLEGVVMGTRSGDIDPGIVFHLIEQLNYSPDAVNSLLNKESGLLGISQMSNDCRTIEDAILEDNDTHADMTMDIFCYRIAKSIASYMAALTHFDALVFTGGIGENSDLVRSRVVRSLALLGLTLDEQRNTDIRFGKRGIISTDESVLCLVIPTNEELVIAMQSSDIIAKQQG, encoded by the coding sequence ATGTCAGAACAAACAGTGTTAGTAATAAATTGCGGCAGTTCCAGTTTAAAGTTTTCGTTGATAGCACCCGATAGTGGTGAGCAGTTTGTATCTGGGGTCGCCGAGCGTCTATTGACGGAACAAGCATTTATTAAAGTGAGCTATCAAGGTAGTAAACAGCAAACGGCGTTAACAGAGCCGTTTGATCACCAAGTGGCGGTTAACTTCATTGTCGACTTTTTACAACAGGCAGGATTAAGTGAGAAAGTCAGTGCGGTAGGTCATCGCGTTGTTCACGGTGGAGAATCGTATTCGCAACCAACCATTATTGATGATTCGGTTAAAGCCAGTATTGCCGACCTTGGCAAGCTTGCGCCATTGCACAATCCGGTTAATCTGATCGGCATCGATGCCGCAGAAAAGGCGTTTGATGGTTTAATGCAAGTGGCAGTGTTTGATACCGCCTTTCATCAAACTATGCCATCGAAAGCGTTTATTTACGGACTGCCTTATCACCTTTACAAACAACACGGCATTCGCCGTTACGGTTTTCACGGGACAAGTCACTACTTTGTTGCTAACCAGGCCGCCAAAGAGCTTGGCAAACCGATCGAGCAAACCAGTGTGATCACCGCACATTTGGGCAACGGCTGTTCCGTTACCGCCATTGACAATGGCCAAAGCGTTGATACATCGATGGGATTGACCCCACTTGAAGGGGTGGTTATGGGCACTCGCTCTGGCGATATAGACCCGGGGATCGTATTCCATTTGATCGAGCAACTCAATTACTCGCCTGACGCGGTCAATAGTTTGTTAAACAAGGAAAGTGGCTTACTAGGCATTTCGCAAATGTCGAACGATTGCCGCACCATTGAAGATGCGATTTTAGAGGATAACGATACTCACGCCGATATGACAATGGATATTTTTTGTTATCGCATCGCCAAGTCCATCGCCTCGTATATGGCCGCGCTAACACATTTTGATGCCTTGGTGTTTACCGGCGGTATAGGCGAAAACTCAGACTTGGTGCGCTCTCGCGTGGTGCGCAGCTTAGCGCTGCTAGGATTAACGCTCGATGAGCAACGCAATACCGATATTCGTTTTGGCAAACGCGGCATTATATCAACGGATGAAAGCGTATTGTGTTTGGTTATCCCCACCAATGAAGAGTTAGTCATCGCCATGCAAAGCAGTGACATTATCGCTAAACAACAAGGGTAG
- a CDS encoding MaoC family dehydratase, with translation MVNDSRYERLAKDENKQQQATVICPQGYFFEDFELGQVMHHGVPRTITEGDCSLYIALTGSRFALHCAETVAQSCGFAHTPVDNLLLFHIAFGKTVNDISLNAVANLGYAEVVFKHPVYIGDTISVTSEVIGLKENSSGKTGIVYVHSIATNQRQQAVLSFKRWVMVHKRTELKSDVAIVPKTAPEVSIAEQQIPDNLNVTCWAEHLSDCQITAEQLSPGMQVFHRDGITINDSDHSLATRLYQNNARVHFDQHWMKANNTERLVYGGHIISLCRALSYNGLANAIWLSAIHGGKHVNPCYASDTIYCLSTIVEITDLDYRDDVAIVRINSLGIKNNTPEQMPYIVERGELGQRYHQDVVLDLDYSVIMRKGKTPV, from the coding sequence ATGGTAAATGATTCGAGGTATGAACGCTTGGCTAAAGACGAAAACAAGCAACAACAAGCAACCGTTATTTGTCCTCAAGGCTATTTTTTTGAGGACTTCGAGCTAGGCCAAGTCATGCACCACGGTGTGCCTAGAACGATCACCGAGGGCGATTGTAGCCTTTATATTGCGCTAACGGGCTCGCGTTTTGCGCTACACTGCGCTGAAACCGTTGCTCAGTCATGTGGCTTTGCCCATACTCCAGTTGATAATTTATTGCTGTTTCACATTGCTTTTGGCAAAACGGTCAATGATATATCACTTAATGCGGTAGCCAATTTAGGCTACGCAGAAGTGGTCTTTAAGCATCCGGTTTACATTGGAGATACGATAAGCGTCACCAGCGAAGTTATTGGCTTGAAAGAAAACTCCAGTGGTAAAACCGGTATTGTCTATGTTCATTCAATAGCGACTAACCAACGGCAACAGGCGGTATTGTCGTTTAAGCGCTGGGTTATGGTACACAAGCGCACTGAGCTTAAAAGCGATGTCGCTATCGTACCAAAAACCGCGCCTGAGGTATCAATTGCCGAGCAACAGATTCCCGATAATCTCAATGTGACATGCTGGGCTGAACACTTATCCGATTGTCAGATTACCGCCGAACAGTTGTCGCCGGGGATGCAAGTTTTTCATCGCGATGGCATTACCATTAACGACAGCGATCATTCGCTGGCTACGCGCTTGTACCAAAACAATGCACGGGTTCATTTTGATCAGCACTGGATGAAAGCAAATAACACGGAGCGCTTAGTATACGGCGGTCATATCATCTCACTGTGTCGCGCACTGTCTTATAACGGTCTTGCCAACGCGATTTGGTTATCGGCGATACACGGTGGCAAACACGTTAATCCGTGTTATGCGTCAGATACTATTTATTGCTTATCGACGATAGTCGAGATAACCGACTTAGATTATCGCGATGACGTTGCCATTGTGCGTATTAATAGTCTCGGCATTAAAAATAACACCCCCGAACAGATGCCATACATTGTTGAGCGTGGCGAATTAGGGCAGAGGTATCATCAAGATGTGGTATTAGACCTCGATTACAGCGTGATTATGCGCAAGGGAAAAACACCGGTATAA
- a CDS encoding CoA ester lyase — MISNNYRPRRSALYIPCHQQRFIHKARTLNADSLIFDLQESVPPALKAQALSTLIDELADSDFGYSERVVRVNRLDSPWFKDDITKVASLDIDAVLFPNINSKHELLTAINALDEAGGQDKSVMVNIESALGVLRVEEIASCSERLTTLIMGTSDLANALHINATLDRQGLQTYLSMCLLAARAYDKSIIDGPHFDLKDAVACEYSCRQARDFGFDGKAVIHPVQLTYTNDAMTPKQEDVNRAKAIIKAMENAHQQNRSVGVVDGRVIEPCLQDWAERVLCLCDMVKRIGQSELLGPTTR; from the coding sequence ATGATAAGCAATAACTATCGCCCCCGTCGCAGCGCTTTGTACATACCATGCCACCAACAGCGCTTTATCCACAAAGCGCGAACACTTAATGCCGACAGCTTGATTTTTGACTTACAAGAGTCGGTACCGCCGGCGCTCAAAGCACAAGCGCTATCAACTCTTATCGATGAATTAGCCGATAGCGATTTTGGTTACTCAGAGCGCGTTGTACGAGTGAACAGATTAGACTCACCTTGGTTCAAAGACGACATCACCAAGGTGGCAAGTCTCGATATTGATGCCGTGTTGTTTCCCAACATCAACTCGAAACACGAGCTACTAACTGCGATAAACGCGCTCGATGAGGCGGGTGGTCAAGACAAAAGTGTGATGGTTAACATTGAATCTGCGCTTGGTGTATTACGGGTAGAGGAAATCGCCAGTTGCAGTGAGCGATTAACCACGTTAATCATGGGAACCAGTGATTTAGCCAATGCGCTGCACATTAACGCTACGCTTGATCGCCAAGGCTTACAAACCTACTTGTCTATGTGTTTGTTAGCGGCTCGCGCATACGATAAAAGTATTATCGATGGACCGCATTTTGATCTCAAAGACGCTGTCGCGTGTGAGTACAGTTGTCGTCAGGCTCGCGATTTTGGCTTTGACGGTAAAGCGGTTATCCACCCTGTACAACTGACCTACACCAATGATGCGATGACGCCAAAACAAGAAGACGTCAACCGAGCTAAAGCCATTATTAAAGCAATGGAGAACGCGCATCAGCAAAATCGCTCTGTTGGCGTTGTTGACGGTCGGGTAATCGAACCCTGTTTACAAGACTGGGCAGAGCGCGTGTTGTGTTTATGCGATATGGTCAAGCGCATTGGCCAAAGTGAATTACTTGGACCGACAACGCGATAG
- a CDS encoding acyl-CoA synthetase, translating to MQQYDNILNTKTNQWQIPEHFNIAHGCIRQHVDQGRGEQLAMIVEDQQRGTSQLTYQQLDEQSGRFKRVLNSLRLAVGDRVLIRLPNSVYYPISFFGVLKHGAIAVPTSTLLSASEVVYLAKDSGAKVLVTDQCMWSELVDMLDQLGSVHTVLLTGAKGRLPVDDKINNHGVNDNERTIEVIDLEQVLTATDADNQIVNTLAQDPAYLVYTSGTTGFPKGVLHGHKSLLGRLPASRYWFDFKSADRVLHSGKFNWTYVLGSALMDPLFHGHSVIVYEGENRADVWPMLINKHRCTIFIGVPTIYRQIIEKTQVKGEDLPSLRHCMSAGEHLSDEMLARWRQRFAMDVYEAIGMSECSYYISQRTDMPIRPGSAGFVQPGHRVALLNDQFEPVTDNQEGMIVIEQGDPGLFLRYWQRPDETAMSHQRGYFITGDYARRDDDGYIWFIGRKDEIINTFGYRVSPYEIERVMKTHPLVSDCVALAENISPDKAIVSICVISEGQEPGNAQQLLDFANAHLARYKAPKKVYFYQQFPRTKNGKVIRKKLVSDIEKMAHKQTQPMDRTIEASS from the coding sequence ATGCAACAGTACGATAATATATTAAATACAAAAACTAATCAGTGGCAGATACCCGAGCACTTTAATATTGCCCACGGATGTATTCGCCAACATGTAGACCAAGGACGAGGCGAACAGTTGGCGATGATCGTCGAAGATCAACAACGCGGCACTTCACAGCTAACCTATCAACAACTCGACGAGCAAAGTGGTCGCTTTAAGCGAGTCCTCAATTCTTTGCGGCTCGCGGTGGGCGATCGGGTGTTAATTCGCTTACCCAACAGTGTGTATTATCCAATAAGTTTTTTTGGCGTGCTCAAACACGGTGCGATTGCGGTACCCACATCGACGCTGTTATCGGCATCTGAAGTCGTTTATCTGGCCAAAGACTCTGGCGCAAAGGTGTTAGTCACCGATCAATGTATGTGGTCTGAATTAGTCGATATGCTCGACCAACTTGGTTCGGTGCATACTGTGTTGCTAACCGGTGCTAAGGGGCGATTGCCTGTTGATGACAAGATCAATAACCATGGTGTAAACGACAACGAGCGAACTATTGAGGTTATCGATCTTGAGCAAGTTTTAACGGCCACTGACGCCGATAACCAGATTGTCAACACCTTGGCCCAAGACCCTGCTTATCTGGTGTATACCTCTGGCACCACTGGGTTTCCCAAAGGCGTACTACACGGTCACAAATCACTGCTCGGCCGTTTGCCAGCGAGTCGTTATTGGTTTGATTTTAAGTCAGCTGATAGGGTGTTGCACTCGGGTAAGTTTAACTGGACCTATGTTTTGGGCTCTGCGCTGATGGACCCTTTGTTTCACGGACACTCGGTGATCGTCTATGAAGGGGAAAATCGCGCCGATGTCTGGCCCATGCTGATCAATAAGCACCGTTGCACCATTTTTATCGGTGTACCAACCATTTATCGACAAATTATTGAAAAAACACAGGTTAAAGGTGAAGACTTGCCGAGTCTTCGCCATTGTATGAGTGCCGGCGAACACTTAAGTGACGAAATGCTTGCTCGTTGGCGTCAGCGTTTTGCCATGGATGTGTACGAGGCCATAGGTATGTCGGAATGCTCGTACTATATTTCGCAACGCACCGATATGCCTATACGCCCCGGCTCTGCAGGATTTGTGCAACCTGGCCATCGAGTTGCACTACTCAATGATCAATTTGAGCCGGTTACTGATAACCAAGAAGGTATGATTGTGATAGAGCAGGGGGATCCCGGCTTATTTTTACGCTACTGGCAACGACCCGATGAAACAGCGATGAGCCATCAACGGGGTTATTTTATTACCGGTGACTATGCCCGTCGTGATGACGATGGTTATATTTGGTTCATTGGGCGCAAAGACGAGATTATCAATACCTTTGGCTATCGCGTATCGCCCTATGAAATTGAGCGGGTGATGAAAACACATCCCTTGGTTAGCGATTGTGTCGCTTTAGCTGAAAACATCAGCCCGGATAAGGCCATTGTCAGTATTTGTGTGATCAGCGAAGGTCAAGAGCCGGGTAACGCACAACAGTTACTCGATTTTGCCAATGCGCACCTCGCGCGTTACAAAGCGCCCAAAAAGGTCTATTTTTACCAACAGTTTCCACGTACCAAAAATGGTAAAGTCATTAGAAAAAAACTGGTTAGTGATATTGAAAAGATGGCACATAAACAGACCCAACCAATGGATAGAACAATAGAGGCATCATCATGA